A single genomic interval of Mustela nigripes isolate SB6536 chromosome 7, MUSNIG.SB6536, whole genome shotgun sequence harbors:
- the ANKEF1 gene encoding ankyrin repeat and EF-hand domain-containing protein 1 — protein MALADRRLENLQIYKVLQCVRNKDTKQIEKLIRLGYPELINFTDPLNGNSALHLASVSNDADMVSFLLSLGAHPDVQDKMGCTPTMRAAELGHELSMEILAKAKADMTIVDNEGKGILFYCILPTKRHYRCALIALEHGADVNNSTYEGKPIFLRACEEAHDVKDTCLTFLEKGANPNAINSSTGRTALMEASREGVTELVRGILERGGEVNAFDNERKQAAHFAAQGGFFDILKLLFAYNGDMGLIAMNGNTPLHYAAMGGFADCCKYIAQRGCDLKWKNLDHKTPRTVAKEGGFKAASKEIRRAERTANKLARPGAKNPNPLWALRLHDWSLEHETFLREAFSFVDRGDGTVSKEDFVLTLEERQEYVTSEQLATIAQYHEKVRGAGVNINDFFKGTKYLSKSYVLGSYGTKKKKKGMAKKPKKGKFVLPLPICIIPDHVFPHWADGGPPYYMIETYKNVTDSSRFNRDRPPEHPIQDDSAWYIDDPPKVFSNINFITKAGDLASLKKAFESGIPVDMKDNYYKTPLMTACATGNIDAVKFLLDKGYVFLVRLPFNSRILGQNIVELLVQAGAAIDAVSINNSTPLSRAIESCRLDTVKYLLDIGAKFQLENRKGHTAMDVAKAYADYRIISLIQEKLDNLPKPAESQKLKGKPPPKMKTEGPEVKKEEEPLLSVYTIPTVSEEKKMHKDNVVYLNSLITSGYTKKVDITFIPRRIWSPEATTAELIRKRELRRERFTYEVDFEDFMMPFQKHITEKAKALEASLKT, from the exons ATGGCTTTAGCCGATAGGAGGCTTGAGAACTTGCAGATCTACAAAGTTCTTCAGTGTGTTCGGAACAAAGACACGAAGCAGATAGAAAAGCTGATCAGGCTTGGATACCCTGAACTGATCAATTTCACAGACCCCCTCAATGGAAACAGTGCTTTGCACTTGGCCTCGGTTTCCAATGACGCTGATATGGTCAGCTTTCTCCTTAGCCTTGGTGCTCACCCTGATGTGCAAGACAAGATGGGTTGTACTCCGACAATGAGGGCTGCAGAGCTGGGGCATGAACTGTCCATGGAAATATTAGCCAAGGCAAAGGCTGAcatgactatagttgataatgaaggaaaag GTATTCTGTTTTACTGCATTTTGCCTACAAAGCGGCATTATCGCTGCGCATTGATTGCCCTGGAACATGGCGCAGATGTCAACAACTCTACCTATGAAGGAAAACCAATATTTCTTAGAGCTTGCGAAGAAGCACATGATGTTAAAGACACGTGCCTGACATTTTTGGAAAAAGGAGCCAATCCGAATGCTATCAACTCA TCCACAGGTCGAACTGCTTTAATGGAAGCATCAAGAGAAGGAGTGACAGAACTAGTTCGAGGGATATTGGAAAGAGGAGGCGAAGTGAATGCCTTTGACAATGAGAGAAAACAAGCTGCACATTTTGCTGCCCAAGGAGGCTTTTTTGAT ATATTGAAGCTTCTTTTTGCTTACAACGGAGACATGGGGCTGATTGCAATGAATGGGAACACACCACTTCATTATGCTGCCATGGGTGGTTTTGCAGATTGCTGTAAATATATAGCTCAGCGAG GATGTGACCTGAAATGGAAGAACTTGGATCATAAAACGCCCAGGACTGTGGCCAAAGAAGGCGGCTTCAAAGCAGCAAGCAAAGAAATACGGCGGGCAGAGCGAACCGCCAATAAACTGGCAAGGCCAGGAGCCAAAAATCCAAATCCACTCTGGGCCCTGAGACTTCACGATTGGTCGCTGGAGCATGAGACGTTCCTTCGGGAAGCATTTTCGTTTGTGGACAGAGGCGACGGGACAGTCAGCAAAGAGGACTTCGTGTTGACGCTGGAGGAGAGGCAAGAATACGTGACCTCAGAACAGCTGGCTACCATAGCTCAGTATCACGAAAAAGTGCGGGGAGCTGGAGTCAAcattaatgatttctttaaaggAACCAAGTACTTGAGTAAGTCTTACGTCTTGGGATCCTATGGgactaagaagaagaaaaaaggaatggcCAAAAAGCCAAAGAAAGGCAAGTTTGTCTTACCTCTGCCAATCTGCATTATTCCTGACCACGTGTTTCCCCACTGGGCCGATGGCGGGCCGCCCTATTACATGATTGAAACCTATAAGAATGTAACAGACAGCAGTCGGTTTAACCGAGACCGGCCACCAGAACATCCCATTCAGGATGACTCTGCTTGGTACATTGATGACCCACCgaaggtattttcaaatattaatttcatcACCAAGGCAGGAGACCTGGCGTCTCTGAAAAAGGCGTTTGAATCAGGAATCCCTGTGGATATGAAGGATAATTATTACAAAACGCCACTGATGACCGCGTGTGCCACTGGAAACATAGATGCCGTCAAGTTTCTTCTTGACAAAGGGTATGTTTTCTTGGTTCGGCTCCCATTCAACTCCAGAATTTTAGGACAAA ACATCGTCGAGCTTCTTGTTCAAGCTGGAGCGGCGATCGATGCCGTCTCCATCAACAACTCCACTCCTTTGTCTAGAGCCATTGAGAGCTGTCGACTGGATACCGTCAAGTACCTCCTTGATATCGGCGCTAAATTCCAGCTGGAAAAtagaaaag GACATACTGCCATGGATGTTGCAAAGGCGTATGCTGACTATAGAATAATTAGTTTGATTCAAGAAAAGCTGGATAACTTGCCAAAACCAGCAGAAAGTCAAAAACTGAAAGGCAAGCCCCCTCCTAAAATGAAGACTGAAGGCCCTGAGGTTAAGAAAGAGGAG gAACCACTTTTATCTGTTTACACCATACCAACCGtatcagaggaaaagaaaatgcataaggATAATGTGGTTTATCTCAATTCTTTGATTACCAGTGGTTATACCAAGAAAGTGGATATCACATTTATTCCACGGAGG ATCTGGAGTCCTGAAGCCACAACAGCAGAGCTGATCAGGAAAAGGGAGTTGCGGCGAGAAAGGTTCACTTACGAGGTAGACTTTGAGGACTTCATGATGCCCTTTCAGAAGCACATCACAGAAAAAGCTAAAGCCTTGGAAGCCTCCCTCAAGACCTAA